From a single Planctellipticum variicoloris genomic region:
- the kdpB gene encoding potassium-transporting ATPase subunit KdpB has product MSHRKARPLFDPPIVKRALWESVRKLNPRHQLRNPVMFTVFVGSMFTTVLAIQAAARPGDESPAFVAGIAAWLWFTVLFANFAEAMAEGRGKAQADALRKSRQEVTARRLSTHKLYEEVASSQLRKDDIVIVKAGEQIPLDGEAIEGVASVDESAITGESAPVIREAGGDRSAVTGGTRVLSDHLVIKITSSPGESFLDRMISMVEGAKRQKTPNEIALDILLAAMTIVFLLACTTLVPLSQFSVLAAGKGVPITLAVTVALLVCLIPTTIGGLLSAIGIAGMDRMIQANVIATSGRAVEAAGDIDVLLLDKTGTITLGNREAVEFIPAAGVTAEQLADAAQLSSLADETPEGRSIVVLAKTKFGLRGREIEPMGAKFVPFSARTRMSGIDFDGRQIRKGAVDAIQSYVREKGGKFPSALRDQVDQISHKGGTPLIVAEGRQALGVIYLKDIVKGGMKERFAQLRQMGIKTVMITGDNPLTAAAIAAEAGVDDFLAEATPEAKLQMIRDYQAGGRLVAMTGDGTNDSPALAQADVAVAMNSGTQAAKEAGNMVDLDSNPTKLIEIVEIGKQLLMTRGSLTTFSIANDVSKYFAIIPAAFATTYPELTQLNVMGLASPASAILSAVIFNALIIVFLIPLALRGVKYRSAAAAQLLRENLLIYGLGGLLVPFAGIKLIDLALVGLGLA; this is encoded by the coding sequence ATGTCGCATCGTAAAGCCCGTCCCCTCTTCGACCCGCCAATTGTGAAGCGGGCGTTGTGGGAATCGGTCCGCAAACTGAATCCGCGGCACCAGCTCCGCAATCCGGTGATGTTCACCGTGTTTGTCGGCAGCATGTTCACCACCGTACTGGCAATCCAGGCTGCGGCTCGGCCGGGAGACGAGTCCCCGGCGTTCGTCGCGGGAATCGCGGCCTGGCTGTGGTTCACGGTCCTGTTCGCGAACTTCGCGGAGGCGATGGCCGAGGGCCGGGGGAAGGCGCAGGCCGATGCCCTGCGGAAATCCCGCCAGGAGGTAACCGCCCGCCGTCTGAGCACGCACAAGCTCTATGAAGAAGTTGCGTCGTCGCAGCTCAGGAAGGATGACATCGTCATCGTCAAGGCGGGCGAGCAGATCCCGCTCGACGGTGAAGCGATCGAAGGTGTGGCGTCGGTCGACGAGAGCGCGATTACGGGCGAGAGTGCGCCGGTGATTCGCGAAGCGGGCGGCGACCGCAGCGCCGTCACCGGCGGGACACGGGTGCTGTCGGACCACCTCGTCATCAAGATCACCAGCAGCCCGGGCGAGAGTTTTCTCGATCGGATGATCAGCATGGTGGAGGGAGCGAAGCGCCAGAAGACCCCGAACGAAATCGCGCTGGACATTCTCCTGGCCGCGATGACGATTGTGTTTCTGCTGGCCTGCACCACGCTCGTGCCGTTGTCGCAGTTCAGCGTGCTGGCGGCCGGGAAGGGAGTCCCCATCACGCTGGCGGTGACCGTGGCGCTGCTGGTCTGTCTGATTCCGACGACGATCGGCGGTCTCCTGTCCGCCATCGGCATCGCCGGGATGGACCGGATGATTCAGGCGAACGTGATCGCCACCTCCGGGCGGGCAGTGGAAGCTGCCGGCGACATCGACGTGCTGCTGCTCGATAAGACCGGCACCATCACGCTGGGGAACCGCGAGGCGGTGGAGTTCATCCCGGCGGCCGGCGTGACCGCCGAGCAGCTTGCGGACGCCGCACAACTCTCCTCGCTGGCTGATGAAACGCCTGAAGGGCGCAGCATTGTGGTGCTGGCGAAAACGAAGTTCGGCCTGCGGGGACGCGAGATCGAGCCGATGGGGGCGAAGTTCGTCCCGTTTTCCGCCCGGACGCGGATGAGCGGAATCGACTTTGACGGTCGTCAGATCCGCAAAGGGGCCGTCGACGCCATTCAGAGCTACGTGCGGGAGAAGGGCGGCAAGTTCCCATCAGCTTTGCGCGACCAGGTCGACCAGATCTCGCACAAAGGAGGCACTCCCTTGATCGTTGCCGAAGGGCGTCAGGCGTTGGGCGTCATCTACCTCAAGGACATCGTCAAAGGGGGCATGAAAGAACGCTTCGCGCAGCTCCGGCAAATGGGCATCAAGACGGTCATGATCACGGGAGACAACCCGTTGACGGCGGCGGCGATTGCCGCCGAGGCGGGCGTCGACGACTTCCTGGCCGAGGCGACGCCCGAAGCCAAGCTGCAGATGATTCGGGACTACCAGGCGGGGGGACGCCTGGTCGCCATGACGGGGGACGGCACCAACGATTCCCCGGCGCTGGCCCAGGCCGACGTCGCCGTCGCGATGAACAGCGGGACGCAGGCCGCCAAGGAGGCCGGCAACATGGTCGACCTCGATTCGAATCCGACCAAGCTGATCGAGATCGTGGAGATCGGCAAACAGCTCCTGATGACCCGCGGGTCGCTGACGACCTTCAGCATCGCCAACGACGTCTCCAAGTATTTCGCGATCATCCCCGCGGCGTTCGCGACCACGTATCCGGAGCTGACGCAACTGAATGTCATGGGGCTGGCGTCGCCGGCCAGCGCGATCCTCTCGGCAGTGATCTTCAATGCGTTGATCATCGTGTTCCTGATTCCGCTGGCCTTGCGGGGAGTCAAGTACCGGTCGGCGGCCGCAGCGCAGCTCCTGCGCGAGAATCTGTTGATCTATGGCCTGGGCGGTCTGCTGGTCCCTTTTGCGGGAATCAAACTGATCGACCTGGCGCTGGTGGGCCTGGGGCTGGCGTAG
- a CDS encoding ArnT family glycosyltransferase, whose amino-acid sequence MTESLRHQAFLIAICAAVFLPNLGATHLWEEDEAYFGRTAREMLERHDLVVPWFNGEISLHKPILMYWVIIAGYQAFGVSEFAARFGSTLFGIGSVLLTYHLGRRLFSPGAGFWSGLILATSLHFVVVSRAAVADPELIFFCTIPLLLFASGTRLNRAGTTPSPIPPNRPISGSELSWWGWAGAYAAMGAAVLTKGPVGCVLPTAGIGLFLLLCQADIPAPDRSGRLLACAHWLWRVVHPFAIARTIWSMRPLTGVMILAVVALPWYAAVGYQTDGEWLRGFFLVHNVGRFVNSFESHRGGPLYYLVAICIGTFPWCIWNYQSLRQAWAGLQTGNPDRPAYQLLLAWIGVWIAAFTLAGTKLPHYVLPTYPALAILFGAFVDAWLGRHFETSRNWLRASWLTLILVGTGILVVMPLVAQRYAPGEEILALIGLIPLCGGVWGLWASEAEHRRQAAIVLAGVAALFSVTILGWGAVRIDQHQKSHVVAGWLHELAPGAQPRLAALGCFEASLAYYCNDNIRHVSNIDVVGLFAPGAEETYLITTDRLLAGVPDPLPDGVAILRETPRFLRPEKLLLIGRSDSPVRVVQSVSALKP is encoded by the coding sequence GTGACGGAGTCACTGCGTCACCAGGCGTTCCTGATCGCCATTTGCGCCGCCGTCTTCCTCCCCAATCTCGGCGCAACGCACCTCTGGGAGGAAGATGAAGCCTACTTCGGCCGGACCGCCCGCGAGATGCTCGAACGCCACGATCTGGTCGTCCCCTGGTTCAACGGGGAAATCTCGCTCCACAAACCCATTCTGATGTACTGGGTCATCATCGCCGGATACCAGGCATTCGGCGTCAGCGAGTTTGCCGCCCGTTTCGGCTCGACCCTCTTCGGCATCGGCAGCGTCCTGCTCACGTATCACCTCGGCCGGCGGCTCTTTTCGCCGGGAGCCGGATTCTGGAGCGGCCTGATTCTCGCAACGAGCCTCCATTTCGTCGTCGTCTCCCGCGCCGCGGTGGCGGATCCGGAACTGATTTTCTTCTGCACCATCCCCCTCCTCCTCTTCGCCAGCGGCACCCGGCTGAACCGCGCCGGGACAACGCCGTCCCCGATCCCGCCGAATCGTCCGATTTCGGGCAGCGAACTTTCCTGGTGGGGCTGGGCCGGCGCTTACGCCGCGATGGGAGCGGCCGTATTGACCAAAGGGCCGGTCGGCTGCGTCCTGCCGACCGCCGGCATCGGTCTCTTTCTGCTCCTGTGTCAGGCCGACATTCCGGCTCCAGACCGGTCGGGTCGCCTCCTCGCCTGCGCCCACTGGCTGTGGCGCGTCGTGCATCCCTTCGCCATCGCCCGCACGATCTGGTCGATGCGGCCGTTGACGGGCGTGATGATTCTGGCCGTCGTGGCCCTTCCCTGGTACGCCGCTGTCGGTTACCAGACAGATGGAGAGTGGCTGCGCGGCTTCTTTCTGGTCCATAACGTCGGTCGCTTTGTGAACTCGTTCGAAAGCCACCGCGGGGGACCGCTCTACTACCTGGTTGCAATCTGTATCGGGACTTTCCCCTGGTGCATCTGGAACTACCAGAGTCTCCGCCAGGCCTGGGCCGGCCTCCAGACCGGCAATCCCGACCGTCCCGCCTATCAGTTGCTGCTGGCCTGGATCGGCGTCTGGATTGCCGCGTTCACCCTCGCCGGTACGAAACTCCCGCACTACGTCCTGCCGACCTATCCGGCCCTGGCGATTCTCTTCGGCGCGTTTGTCGACGCCTGGCTCGGCCGGCATTTCGAGACCAGCCGGAACTGGCTCCGCGCCTCCTGGCTGACGCTGATTCTCGTCGGGACGGGAATCCTCGTGGTGATGCCGCTGGTTGCACAGCGCTATGCGCCGGGCGAGGAGATCCTCGCCCTCATCGGACTGATCCCTCTGTGCGGCGGAGTGTGGGGCCTGTGGGCCTCCGAAGCCGAGCACCGCCGCCAGGCGGCGATCGTCCTCGCCGGCGTGGCCGCCCTGTTTTCAGTGACGATACTCGGCTGGGGAGCGGTCCGGATTGACCAGCACCAGAAAAGCCATGTCGTCGCCGGCTGGCTCCACGAACTCGCCCCGGGAGCACAACCCCGGCTCGCCGCGCTCGGCTGCTTCGAAGCCAGTCTTGCGTATTACTGCAACGACAACATCCGGCACGTCAGCAACATTGATGTCGTCGGCCTCTTTGCTCCCGGCGCTGAGGAGACCTATCTCATCACCACGGATCGGCTGCTGGCCGGCGTGCCCGATCCGCTGCCTGACGGGGTCGCGATCCTCCGTGAAACTCCCCGCTTTCTGCGGCCGGAGAAGCTGCTGCTGATCGGGCGGAGCGACTCGCCCGTTCGCGTCGTGCAGTCCGTCTCCGCGCTCAAACCTTAG
- the kdpC gene encoding potassium-transporting ATPase subunit KdpC, with the protein MWQSLRTATLLFLLLTIVTGVIYPLAVTAVAQAAFGRQAGGSLILQDGRAVGSDLLGQPFNAPGDFWGRPSATGPVAYNGLGGSGSNQAPTNPALETAVKERIDRLKSADPDNAAVIPADLVMASASGLDPHISPAAAEYQVQRVARARGLEVDEVRRLVAAHTEAPTLGFLGMPRVHVLRLNLALRELQPAHEVR; encoded by the coding sequence ATGTGGCAATCGCTGAGAACTGCAACGCTCCTGTTTCTGTTGCTGACCATTGTGACCGGCGTGATCTACCCTCTCGCCGTCACGGCGGTCGCACAGGCTGCCTTCGGCCGACAGGCCGGCGGCAGTTTGATTCTTCAGGACGGTCGCGCCGTCGGCTCCGACCTGCTGGGCCAGCCCTTCAACGCGCCGGGCGACTTCTGGGGACGTCCGTCGGCGACCGGTCCGGTCGCGTACAATGGCCTGGGAGGGAGCGGCTCCAACCAGGCCCCGACGAATCCGGCCCTGGAGACCGCGGTTAAGGAACGGATCGACCGCCTGAAGTCCGCCGACCCAGACAACGCGGCGGTCATCCCGGCAGACCTGGTCATGGCCTCTGCCAGCGGCCTCGATCCGCACATCAGCCCGGCGGCCGCGGAATACCAGGTCCAACGCGTGGCACGCGCCCGCGGACTGGAGGTCGACGAAGTGCGTCGACTCGTGGCAGCGCACACTGAGGCGCCGACTCTCGGATTCCTGGGCATGCCCAGGGTCCACGTCCTCCGGCTGAATCTCGCGTTGCGTGAACTGCAGCCGGCTCACGAAGTACGATAG
- a CDS encoding sensor histidine kinase yields the protein MTDDRPDPDALLARVQADEVRQSRGKLKIFFGMAPGVGKTYAMLEAARKLAKEGVDVVIGYVEPHARPETYALVLGLDQLPPRSVTYRGKTIQEFDLEAALARHPQILLVDELAHSNAEGSTHAKRWQDIDDLLAAGIDVYTTLNVQHIESLNDVVAQVTMIPVRETVPDKVFEQADEVELVDLPPDDLIERLKEGKVYVPAQALRAIENFFRKGNLIALRELSLRKTADRVNAQALDYRQEHDVSRIWPTSERLLVCVGPSPMSARLVRAARRMSTTLRAPLTALYVELDQARVLNPADQQRLEQNLRLAEDLGATVAQTTGTEFAGAVLDFARTHNTTKIIVGKPLHGRWRDWWRGAFVYDLIRRCGDIDVYVISGDAEAASSATTARRAPAPIPWASYLCAAGLVGLSTLLCAGIAPLFHPTNLVMVYLATVVGVALRFGRGPSILATVLGVAAFDLFFVAPFGTFAVSDSQYVLTFGVMLVTGLVISELTARVQSHSVAAREREARTAALLSLSKELTSLATRDAVATTARQTIAEALDADVWILAPPVEGHYVVLGAGDPPTQRDDGVIRWVFQHRRSAGAGTDTLPGTPTTWLPLLVTEGIVGALGIRPKQPDAQLTSRQFDLLQAIAGQLAGALERCALAREAESVRLQVETERLRNALLSAVSHDLRTPLATITGAASLLVEGKERLAASHQKELAESILDEADRLNRLVANLLDMTRLEAGAIPLQRELQPIDEVVGVVLARFDRYLREHPVVADLPDDLPPVAIDGLLIQEVLANLLDNALKFSPPGSPIEIRSHREGSSLVVEVADHGPGIPPNELERIFEKFHRVEGQSRGGTGIGLAICRGIVELHGGTIAAANRSTGGAVFRFTLPLTATGLDSHPVD from the coding sequence ATGACCGACGATCGTCCCGATCCCGATGCCCTTCTCGCCCGCGTCCAGGCGGACGAGGTCCGCCAGTCCCGCGGCAAGCTGAAGATCTTCTTCGGCATGGCGCCGGGCGTCGGCAAGACGTACGCCATGCTGGAGGCGGCCCGCAAGCTCGCTAAAGAAGGCGTCGACGTCGTCATCGGTTACGTCGAGCCCCACGCCCGGCCGGAAACGTACGCGCTGGTGCTGGGGCTCGATCAGTTGCCTCCGCGCTCCGTGACTTATCGCGGGAAAACGATTCAAGAGTTCGACCTCGAAGCGGCCCTCGCCCGGCATCCGCAGATTCTCCTCGTCGACGAGCTCGCCCATTCCAACGCCGAGGGGTCGACGCACGCCAAACGCTGGCAGGATATCGACGATCTTCTGGCGGCGGGGATCGACGTCTACACGACGCTCAACGTCCAGCACATCGAGAGCCTGAACGATGTCGTCGCGCAGGTCACCATGATTCCGGTCCGCGAAACGGTCCCGGACAAGGTGTTCGAACAGGCCGACGAAGTGGAGCTCGTCGACCTCCCCCCCGACGATCTCATCGAGCGACTGAAGGAAGGGAAGGTCTACGTTCCCGCCCAGGCGCTGCGGGCGATCGAGAACTTCTTCCGCAAGGGAAATCTCATCGCCCTGCGGGAGCTCTCGCTCCGCAAGACTGCCGATCGCGTCAATGCCCAGGCGCTCGATTACCGCCAGGAGCACGATGTCTCCCGCATCTGGCCCACCTCCGAACGGCTGCTGGTCTGCGTCGGACCGAGCCCGATGTCCGCCCGGCTGGTCCGGGCCGCCCGGCGGATGTCGACCACGTTGCGGGCGCCGCTGACGGCGCTCTATGTGGAACTCGATCAGGCACGCGTCCTCAACCCCGCGGACCAGCAGCGACTGGAGCAGAACCTGCGGCTGGCCGAGGATCTCGGCGCCACCGTCGCCCAGACGACCGGGACGGAGTTCGCGGGCGCCGTGCTCGATTTCGCCCGGACTCATAACACGACGAAAATCATCGTGGGGAAGCCGCTGCACGGCCGCTGGCGCGACTGGTGGCGTGGAGCCTTCGTCTACGACCTCATCCGCCGCTGCGGAGACATTGACGTCTATGTCATCAGCGGAGACGCGGAAGCGGCTTCGTCCGCGACCACGGCCCGCCGCGCCCCGGCCCCGATTCCGTGGGCTTCTTATCTGTGCGCTGCGGGACTGGTCGGTCTCAGCACTCTGCTCTGCGCCGGGATCGCGCCCCTGTTCCATCCCACCAACCTGGTGATGGTCTACCTGGCGACGGTCGTGGGGGTCGCACTGAGATTCGGCCGCGGCCCCTCCATCCTCGCGACCGTCCTCGGCGTCGCCGCGTTCGACCTGTTCTTCGTTGCCCCCTTCGGCACCTTTGCCGTTTCTGACTCGCAGTACGTGCTGACCTTTGGCGTCATGCTCGTCACCGGACTGGTGATCAGCGAGCTGACCGCCCGCGTGCAGTCGCATTCCGTGGCGGCACGCGAACGCGAAGCCCGCACGGCGGCGTTGCTGTCCCTCAGCAAGGAGCTGACCAGCCTCGCCACGCGCGACGCAGTCGCCACGACCGCCCGCCAGACCATCGCCGAAGCCTTGGACGCCGACGTCTGGATCCTCGCCCCACCCGTCGAGGGACACTACGTCGTCCTCGGGGCCGGCGACCCCCCGACTCAGCGCGACGACGGCGTGATTCGATGGGTCTTCCAGCATCGCCGCAGTGCGGGCGCCGGAACCGACACGTTGCCGGGGACGCCGACCACCTGGCTGCCGCTGCTGGTCACAGAAGGAATTGTCGGCGCGCTGGGAATTCGCCCGAAACAGCCCGACGCCCAGCTCACCTCCCGCCAGTTCGATCTCCTGCAGGCCATTGCCGGCCAGCTCGCCGGCGCGCTCGAACGCTGCGCCCTCGCCCGCGAAGCCGAGTCCGTCCGCCTGCAGGTCGAAACCGAACGGCTCCGGAACGCGCTCCTGTCCGCCGTCTCCCACGACCTCCGCACCCCCCTGGCCACCATCACCGGCGCCGCCAGCCTCCTCGTGGAAGGCAAAGAACGTCTCGCCGCCAGTCACCAGAAAGAACTGGCGGAGTCCATCCTCGACGAAGCCGACCGGCTGAACCGGCTCGTCGCCAACCTGCTCGACATGACCCGGCTCGAAGCCGGCGCCATCCCGCTGCAGCGCGAGCTGCAGCCCATCGACGAAGTCGTCGGCGTCGTCCTCGCCCGCTTCGACCGTTACCTCCGCGAACATCCGGTCGTCGCCGACTTGCCAGACGATCTGCCCCCCGTCGCCATCGACGGCCTGCTGATCCAGGAAGTGCTGGCCAACCTGCTCGATAACGCCCTCAAATTCTCCCCGCCAGGATCCCCCATCGAGATCCGCTCGCACCGGGAAGGTTCCAGCCTGGTCGTCGAGGTCGCCGACCACGGCCCCGGCATCCCGCCAAACGAACTGGAGCGGATCTTCGAGAAGTTCCACCGGGTCGAAGGCCAGTCCCGCGGCGGGACCGGCATCGGCCTGGCCATTTGCCGCGGGATTGTCGAGCTCCACGGTGGTACGATTGCCGCGGCGAACCGATCGACCGGCGGGGCGGTCTTTCGATTCACCCTCCCCCTGACCGCCACCGGGCTCGATTCGCATCCGGTCGATTGA
- the kdpA gene encoding potassium-transporting ATPase subunit KdpA — protein MTATAWIEIAAYFAVLLALVKPLGWFMARVYAGEPCGLDAPLKPLERGLYRIAGVKPEAEMTWRQYAIAVLLFNALGALAVYGLQRAQGWLPLNPQHLPGVAPDLAFNTAVSFATNTNWQAYSGESTLSDLSQMLGLAVQNFLSAATGMAVLVALIRGITRKQVETIGNFWVDVTRSTLFILLPLSFVLAVALVSQGVVQSFAATVEVPLAVPQTGPDGQPVTMQSIPLGPAASQIAIKQLGTNGGGFFGVNSAHPLENPTPLSNFLQVLAILLIPAALCYTFGDLVGDKRQGWAILAAMLLIFVPLTLGCVLAEQAGNPRLTALGVDPGAGNMEGKEVRLGVGASALWAGATTAASNGSVNSMHDSYTPLGGLVPMWLMQLGEVVFGGVGSGLYGMLVFAIVAVFIAGLMVGRTPEYLGKKIEAREMKLASLVILIPPMVVLGGTAVALSLEAGRASITNPGPHGLSQVLYAFSSAGNNNGSAFAGLGVNTLFYNLMLGFAMLLSRFWLIVPVLAIAGALARKKGIPVSAGTLPTHTPLFVVMLAGIVVLVGALTFVPALALGPIVEHLQLHAGR, from the coding sequence ATGACTGCGACTGCCTGGATTGAAATTGCCGCGTATTTCGCGGTGCTGCTGGCGCTGGTCAAACCGCTGGGCTGGTTCATGGCCCGGGTCTACGCCGGGGAGCCGTGCGGGCTCGATGCGCCGCTCAAACCGCTGGAGCGCGGACTTTACCGCATTGCGGGGGTCAAGCCGGAGGCCGAGATGACGTGGCGGCAATACGCCATCGCCGTGCTGCTGTTCAACGCCCTGGGGGCGCTGGCCGTTTACGGTCTGCAGCGCGCTCAGGGGTGGCTGCCGCTCAACCCGCAGCACCTGCCGGGAGTGGCGCCCGATCTGGCGTTCAATACGGCGGTCAGCTTCGCCACCAACACCAACTGGCAAGCTTACAGCGGCGAGTCGACGCTGAGTGACCTGTCGCAGATGCTGGGGCTGGCGGTGCAGAACTTTCTGTCCGCCGCGACCGGGATGGCGGTCCTTGTGGCGCTGATCCGCGGCATCACCCGCAAGCAGGTCGAGACGATCGGCAACTTCTGGGTCGACGTGACCCGGAGCACTCTGTTTATCTTGCTGCCGTTGTCGTTCGTGCTGGCCGTCGCGCTGGTCTCGCAGGGCGTTGTGCAATCGTTTGCAGCGACCGTGGAAGTTCCGCTGGCCGTTCCGCAGACCGGTCCCGATGGGCAGCCCGTGACCATGCAGTCGATTCCGCTGGGCCCCGCGGCGTCGCAGATCGCGATCAAGCAGCTCGGCACCAACGGCGGCGGGTTCTTCGGCGTTAACTCCGCTCACCCGCTGGAGAACCCCACGCCATTGAGCAACTTCCTGCAGGTACTGGCGATCCTGCTGATCCCGGCAGCCCTGTGTTACACGTTCGGCGATCTGGTGGGCGACAAGCGGCAGGGGTGGGCCATTCTGGCCGCCATGCTGCTGATTTTCGTGCCACTCACGCTGGGGTGCGTGCTGGCCGAGCAGGCCGGGAATCCGCGGCTGACGGCTCTGGGAGTGGATCCCGGCGCCGGCAATATGGAAGGGAAAGAAGTCCGGCTCGGCGTTGGCGCGTCGGCGCTCTGGGCCGGTGCCACGACCGCTGCGTCCAATGGCAGCGTCAACTCGATGCACGACTCTTATACGCCGCTGGGGGGCCTGGTTCCCATGTGGCTGATGCAGCTCGGCGAAGTCGTTTTTGGCGGCGTCGGCAGCGGGCTGTACGGCATGCTGGTGTTCGCCATCGTGGCCGTGTTCATCGCCGGCCTGATGGTGGGGCGGACTCCGGAATACCTGGGGAAGAAGATCGAAGCGCGCGAAATGAAGCTGGCTTCGCTGGTGATCCTGATTCCGCCGATGGTGGTCCTCGGCGGAACCGCCGTCGCACTGTCGCTCGAAGCCGGTCGGGCTTCGATCACCAATCCGGGTCCGCATGGACTCAGCCAGGTGTTGTACGCCTTCTCGTCGGCAGGCAACAACAATGGCAGCGCTTTTGCGGGACTGGGTGTGAATACGCTCTTCTACAATCTCATGCTGGGCTTTGCGATGCTCCTGTCGCGGTTCTGGTTGATTGTGCCGGTGCTGGCGATCGCCGGTGCGCTGGCCCGCAAGAAGGGGATCCCGGTCTCGGCCGGTACGCTCCCCACTCACACTCCGCTGTTCGTCGTCATGCTGGCCGGGATTGTGGTGCTGGTCGGGGCGCTGACCTTTGTCCCCGCGCTGGCCCTGGGTCCGATTGTCGAACACCTTCAGCTCCATGCAGGTCGCTGA
- the asnB gene encoding asparagine synthase (glutamine-hydrolyzing) — protein MCGICGFVGNPDPPVLKRMRDALWRRGPDAAASYHSERVGLAHRRLSILDLDGGRQPMSGPKGDVVLVFNGEIYNHPVLRRELEARGGRYRTRSDTETILHAYEAFGTDCVSRFDGMFAFVLYDRRKKLLFGARDRFGEKPLYYTARPFGSVEFAFASELKSLRQHPEIDSRLELAEDGLVSYLLHDAVQGARSIYDGVRRLEPGSAFLYGLAGSESPGFRQWKYWEPQIGGTVPSAGGGPSVEAELLDRLEAAVEERLMADVPVGVLLSGGLDSSAIVALLRRGGHTGFKTFSIGFRDASFDESRYAEAVAATFETEHIARTFEASDLVEQIPFVAARLDEPFADPSILPTSMLCQLAAEHVKVVLGGDGADELFAGYDPFHALAPARWYRRLVPQFLHDGCVAPLAGCLRDCGGNMSLAFKVRRFLRGARAPADRQMGLWMGPFSPAGLRRLLPELGAAVTPEALDAHCAPPGRGGAASDIDRGLDFFQRSYLPDDILVKLDRASMMHSLEVRAPYLDREVVEFVNRLPGELKYRGGVTKSLLKRAVLQGCLLPESIVHRKKKGFGIPVARWLRGELHDYFRRALLDEWPEELAMFDRREIRRLWDAHLGCRANHYKELWALFMLAQWATRRLDDPVPAEAVNVVGGEEW, from the coding sequence ATGTGCGGTATCTGCGGGTTTGTCGGCAACCCGGATCCTCCCGTCCTGAAACGGATGCGCGATGCCCTCTGGCGGCGCGGTCCCGATGCTGCTGCTAGCTATCATTCCGAGCGAGTCGGGTTGGCACATCGCCGGCTGTCGATCCTTGATCTCGACGGGGGGCGGCAGCCGATGTCCGGCCCCAAGGGTGACGTGGTCCTGGTCTTCAATGGCGAAATTTATAACCACCCCGTCTTGAGACGCGAGCTCGAAGCGCGCGGGGGGCGGTATCGCACCCGTTCCGACACGGAAACGATTCTGCATGCGTATGAGGCGTTCGGGACCGATTGCGTGTCCCGGTTCGACGGAATGTTCGCGTTCGTCCTGTATGACCGACGGAAGAAACTGCTGTTCGGGGCGCGGGACCGGTTCGGGGAGAAACCGCTCTATTACACCGCCCGGCCGTTTGGCAGCGTCGAATTTGCGTTTGCCTCGGAATTGAAGTCCCTGCGCCAGCATCCCGAAATCGACTCCCGGCTGGAGCTGGCCGAAGACGGCCTGGTTTCGTACCTGCTGCACGATGCGGTCCAGGGGGCGCGGAGCATCTATGACGGCGTCCGCCGGCTGGAGCCGGGGAGTGCGTTTCTCTACGGTCTGGCGGGGTCGGAATCTCCCGGGTTTCGACAGTGGAAATACTGGGAGCCGCAGATCGGGGGGACGGTCCCCTCCGCCGGGGGCGGTCCGTCTGTCGAAGCGGAGCTGCTCGATCGGCTGGAGGCGGCGGTCGAAGAGCGGCTGATGGCGGATGTCCCGGTCGGTGTCCTGCTGTCGGGAGGGCTCGATTCCTCGGCGATCGTCGCCCTGCTCCGGCGGGGGGGGCATACCGGCTTCAAGACGTTTTCGATCGGCTTTCGCGACGCCAGCTTCGATGAGTCGCGGTACGCCGAGGCGGTGGCCGCGACGTTCGAGACCGAGCACATTGCGCGGACCTTCGAGGCGAGCGACCTGGTCGAGCAGATTCCGTTCGTCGCCGCCCGGCTCGACGAGCCCTTTGCCGATCCCTCCATTCTCCCGACCTCCATGCTCTGCCAGCTCGCCGCCGAACACGTCAAGGTCGTCCTGGGGGGGGACGGGGCCGACGAGCTGTTTGCCGGGTACGATCCCTTTCACGCCCTCGCCCCGGCCCGGTGGTATCGTCGGCTGGTGCCGCAGTTTCTGCACGACGGTTGCGTGGCGCCGCTCGCCGGGTGTCTGCGGGATTGCGGCGGGAACATGTCGCTGGCGTTCAAGGTCCGGCGGTTTCTCCGCGGGGCCCGGGCGCCGGCCGACCGGCAGATGGGGTTGTGGATGGGGCCGTTCAGCCCGGCGGGTCTGCGACGCCTGCTGCCGGAGCTGGGGGCGGCGGTGACGCCCGAGGCGCTCGACGCCCATTGCGCCCCGCCGGGGAGGGGCGGGGCGGCGAGCGACATCGACCGGGGTCTCGATTTTTTCCAGCGTTCGTATCTGCCGGACGACATCCTGGTGAAGCTGGACCGGGCGAGCATGATGCATTCGCTCGAAGTCCGTGCGCCGTATCTGGACCGCGAAGTCGTCGAGTTCGTCAACCGGCTGCCTGGCGAGCTGAAGTATCGCGGCGGCGTGACCAAGTCGCTCCTCAAGCGGGCGGTGCTGCAGGGGTGTCTGCTGCCGGAGTCGATCGTGCATCGGAAGAAAAAGGGCTTCGGCATCCCGGTCGCCCGCTGGCTGCGGGGGGAGCTGCACGACTACTTCCGGCGGGCGCTGCTGGACGAGTGGCCGGAGGAGCTGGCGATGTTCGACCGGCGCGAGATCCGCCGGCTGTGGGACGCGCATCTCGGCTGCCGAGCGAACCACTATAAGGAGCTGTGGGCGCTGTTCATGCTGGCGCAATGGGCGACCCGGCGGCTGGATGATCCCGTTCCGGCGGAGGCGGTGAATGTGGTGGGGGGGGAGGAGTGGTGA
- the kdpF gene encoding K(+)-transporting ATPase subunit F, translating to MDFLQVAAAVLAVGLFVYLLFAMLCPERFS from the coding sequence ATGGACTTTCTGCAAGTCGCCGCGGCCGTGCTGGCCGTCGGCCTGTTTGTGTATCTGCTGTTTGCGATGCTCTGTCCGGAGCGATTTTCATGA